One Rhodospirillales bacterium DNA segment encodes these proteins:
- a CDS encoding sterol desaturase family protein, translated as MPTPFEVITHPVSLAVFGIYGALIVWEFAFPGRKDLPKSKAWLGRGAVAFAVYFSLASYLPIAWDTYLSQYQLFDLSSLGTVGGAIIGLVVYDLTVYLWHRSMHRSTTLWRGIHQMHHSAERLDTFGAFYFSPQDMVGWVFVGSVALVLVVGITPEAATIVMLTTTFTGIFQHANIKTPRWLGYFVQRPESHSIHHGRGIHNYNFSNFAVFDMIFGTFRNPDTFMAETGFYPGASEQVVDMLLFKDIDQQNGEIREYSKSPDLIHLQKSA; from the coding sequence ATGCCAACACCCTTTGAAGTAATAACGCATCCTGTTTCTTTGGCTGTTTTTGGTATTTATGGTGCGCTTATTGTATGGGAATTTGCATTCCCTGGACGCAAGGACCTGCCAAAGTCTAAGGCTTGGCTGGGGCGAGGGGCTGTTGCCTTTGCTGTCTATTTCTCACTTGCTTCTTATTTGCCAATCGCGTGGGACACCTATTTGTCTCAATACCAGCTTTTTGATTTATCCTCCCTTGGCACGGTTGGTGGAGCAATTATTGGGCTGGTGGTCTATGATTTAACCGTATATCTGTGGCATCGGAGCATGCACCGATCTACAACTTTATGGCGGGGCATCCATCAGATGCATCACAGTGCCGAACGCCTTGATACATTCGGTGCCTTTTATTTCAGCCCCCAAGACATGGTCGGCTGGGTTTTTGTCGGAAGTGTTGCGCTGGTGCTTGTTGTGGGCATTACGCCTGAGGCTGCCACCATCGTGATGCTAACCACAACGTTTACCGGAATTTTTCAGCACGCAAATATTAAAACACCGCGTTGGCTGGGTTATTTCGTTCAAAGGCCAGAATCCCATTCAATCCATCATGGTCGGGGCATTCATAACTATAATTTCTCGAATTTTGCAGTCTTTGACATGATTTTTGGAACGTTCAGGAACCCCGATACCTTCATGGCGGAAACCGGGTTTTATCCAGGTGCTTCAGAACAGGTGGTCGATATGCTTTTGTTTAAAGACATTGATCAACAAAACGGCGAAATCAGGGAATATTCCAAAAGTCCTGACCTTATACACTTACAAAAATCTGCTTAA
- a CDS encoding class II aldolase/adducin family protein — translation MDDKNTGSNILDEGIGELIRAHRVLEMEGHEDLTLGHMSWRDPGGRGFWMKLQGISLGEVRTQEDLVLMDFDGNVLEGDGRWVHAEWPIHAELLRARPDIEAAGHTHPFYASAFSSTHETLRAVAHEGAFFGENVPHYKDTSDLIKTPQLGADCAATMGDAYALFVANHGVTFCGNTIKHAMLMGIFLEKACRHQLLMQSSGFKWDWVEGEEIEKKKLWLKPEILDACWRFYNRKLDRFENGRDLAPVSADDRIAPWFERHGAEGGPRS, via the coding sequence ATGGACGATAAAAATACCGGCAGTAATATCTTGGACGAAGGCATTGGGGAATTGATCCGTGCCCACCGGGTTCTGGAGATGGAAGGGCACGAAGACCTGACCCTTGGCCACATGTCGTGGCGCGACCCGGGGGGACGCGGTTTCTGGATGAAACTGCAAGGCATCAGCCTAGGCGAAGTGCGTACCCAAGAAGATCTGGTGCTGATGGATTTCGATGGCAATGTTTTGGAAGGCGATGGCCGCTGGGTCCACGCCGAATGGCCCATTCATGCGGAACTTTTGCGCGCCCGTCCAGACATTGAAGCGGCAGGGCACACCCACCCATTTTATGCATCGGCGTTTTCATCTACCCATGAAACCTTGCGCGCCGTCGCCCATGAAGGCGCATTCTTTGGGGAAAATGTCCCCCATTACAAAGATACATCAGACCTGATCAAAACCCCGCAGTTAGGTGCCGATTGTGCGGCGACCATGGGGGACGCTTATGCATTGTTTGTTGCCAATCACGGGGTGACCTTTTGCGGTAACACCATCAAACATGCCATGCTGATGGGCATTTTTTTGGAAAAAGCCTGTCGTCATCAACTGTTGATGCAGTCTTCCGGGTTCAAATGGGATTGGGTTGAAGGCGAAGAAATCGAAAAGAAAAAGCTGTGGCTGAAACCAGAAATTCTGGATGCGTGTTGGCGTTTTTATAACCGAAAACTGGACCGGTTTGAAAATGGCCGTGATCTAGCACCTGTTTCGGCCGATGACCGAATCGCACCCTGGTTTGAACGCCATGGCGCTGAAGGTGGGCCGCGGTCATAA